Proteins from a genomic interval of Pseudodesulfovibrio alkaliphilus:
- a CDS encoding helix-turn-helix domain-containing protein, with product MVSASVISSNFSCNDLSTKCHAAQGRKFLVVQKGMGGHQVLNFESRNEGMVGIGFNLGGAIRYKVLQDYNLMIKQAGQGQVYISYYRNCSGVIEYPDNESVSWVGVYIPVDMFQTLLDIPMYDFGFLEESVKVSTFFFECLGHITTGMKIALHQILMCPFTDKTKCLYLESKLLELISYVQYCADGSSDLAQHVASMSLTSNDREKMSQAKEILDENLENPPSIVALARALGVNEFKLKNGFRQVHGITPYKYLAEQRLERACRLLWERRMNVTEAAFSVGYSSLSHFAKIFRAKFGVNPNEYLAQSGGHVEAKVSGERS from the coding sequence GCTCAAGGCAGGAAATTCCTGGTTGTCCAGAAAGGTATGGGCGGACATCAGGTGCTGAACTTTGAGAGCCGTAACGAGGGCATGGTCGGTATAGGGTTCAATCTTGGAGGGGCTATCAGGTACAAGGTGCTGCAGGACTACAACCTGATGATCAAGCAGGCCGGGCAGGGGCAGGTATATATTAGCTATTATCGGAATTGCTCCGGCGTCATCGAGTATCCTGACAATGAATCCGTATCCTGGGTCGGGGTCTATATCCCTGTGGATATGTTTCAGACGCTTCTGGACATTCCCATGTACGATTTCGGTTTTTTGGAGGAATCCGTAAAGGTTTCGACTTTTTTTTTCGAATGCCTCGGCCATATAACCACGGGAATGAAGATTGCTCTCCATCAGATATTGATGTGCCCTTTTACTGACAAGACCAAGTGCCTGTATCTGGAAAGCAAACTGCTCGAACTCATTTCCTATGTTCAATATTGCGCTGACGGATCATCCGATCTGGCGCAGCATGTCGCTTCAATGAGCCTGACTTCAAACGATAGAGAGAAGATGTCGCAGGCCAAGGAAATTCTGGATGAGAACCTTGAGAATCCGCCGTCAATAGTGGCGCTGGCCAGGGCTTTGGGGGTCAATGAGTTCAAACTGAAGAACGGCTTTCGGCAGGTGCATGGGATAACGCCGTACAAGTATCTTGCCGAGCAGAGGCTGGAACGGGCCTGCCGTTTGTTGTGGGAGCGGCGCATGAACGTGACCGAGGCTGCTTTTTCTGTCGGCTACTCCAGTTTAAGTCATTTTGCCAAAATCTTTCGCGCCAAGTTCGGCGTCAATCCCAATGAATATCTGGCCCAGTCCGGGGGCCATGTTGAAGCCAAAGTGTCCGGTGAAAGGTCCTGA
- a CDS encoding TOMM precursor leader peptide-binding protein, protein MTATRNKTFSPQLNPYLSILKATETESIFSLYGKIKRLNWKQPGGAAEWFRNHDDLQQDRRHEERTLTALEKQLLQADILTCPKKTKRVGSIQKANVYGDGFLAQMVREKLQQCHPDIILRQFFDETDQNLNGETEQTVTIVCPKSATRGELARMNKKLLESGHPFGFVYFSGKDFVVGPIVLPNQTPCLTCLTTWMQEKMITNSKIGLCAEEMKNIVTAVPYSSENQEAPSRAASLLLDQLALALEKGTNGLSGCQVNISLAPQTDCQKITFARNAGCPDCHGGFENLFCENIRNFNAPISPPFALEDVPTCVMDNGYRAMDTSQAKQMVNSAISGMGGARIQVKELRTGPLDDVIPSFWAQLLTADKREGVLGFGKGIDKEQAYLSATFEAVERLCSEPRGTTPLLRAPWNEVRKQALDIKKRIGTIHFYRNNEPFTEDTPVDWLWGQCLYSDKHVLIPASMVYVGATKFAGKFYNASTGGMAAGTSLEDALLQGLMETIEHDAWMIWQANQIVCPEIEKETIEDPAITDIIHGMEDKGYQVRIRYLATDIGIPVFRVWLIQPDSMEIYAAHGFGCHLNKHLALKRAITEAKLSMPQTLYTKMANTKYMSKGNRDILNSRHSLFYLFHFTRVDMSEKGGRISMGHVPNMTTGTVSGDLRKALEILSEKVPGIQVAAVNLTDPHIGIPVVRVIPAGLQQLSHPIQAVQDRLFTVPCTMGFREKPLKYKELFNGRYPF, encoded by the coding sequence ATGACTGCCACCAGGAATAAAACCTTTTCCCCACAACTAAACCCATACCTTTCCATTCTCAAGGCAACAGAAACGGAAAGCATCTTTTCACTATATGGAAAAATTAAACGCCTAAACTGGAAACAACCAGGGGGTGCAGCGGAATGGTTCCGGAATCATGACGACCTGCAGCAGGACCGGAGACATGAAGAACGAACTCTGACTGCGCTGGAAAAACAGCTGCTGCAGGCCGACATACTGACCTGCCCCAAAAAAACAAAAAGGGTAGGCAGCATTCAAAAGGCAAACGTGTATGGCGATGGTTTCCTGGCCCAAATGGTGCGCGAGAAGCTACAGCAATGCCATCCGGATATAATCCTGCGTCAGTTTTTTGACGAAACAGACCAGAATCTCAACGGTGAAACCGAACAGACAGTAACCATCGTCTGCCCGAAATCAGCAACGCGCGGAGAGCTTGCGCGCATGAACAAAAAACTGCTGGAATCCGGCCACCCATTCGGATTCGTCTATTTCAGCGGCAAAGATTTTGTAGTTGGACCGATCGTGCTACCGAACCAGACCCCATGCCTGACCTGCCTGACCACATGGATGCAGGAAAAGATGATTACAAACAGCAAAATCGGGTTGTGCGCTGAGGAGATGAAAAACATCGTGACAGCCGTGCCTTATTCCTCGGAAAACCAGGAAGCTCCGTCACGAGCGGCAAGCCTACTTCTGGATCAATTGGCGCTAGCGCTTGAGAAAGGGACCAACGGCCTGAGTGGTTGCCAGGTGAACATTTCCCTTGCTCCGCAAACCGATTGCCAAAAAATCACATTCGCCCGCAATGCAGGATGCCCTGACTGCCACGGCGGATTCGAAAACCTGTTTTGCGAAAACATCCGTAATTTCAATGCTCCCATTTCACCGCCCTTTGCCCTGGAGGATGTCCCCACCTGCGTAATGGACAATGGATACCGGGCCATGGACACCAGTCAGGCCAAACAGATGGTCAACTCCGCTATATCGGGAATGGGCGGAGCGCGAATACAGGTCAAGGAACTCCGCACCGGTCCTCTTGACGACGTTATCCCCTCTTTCTGGGCACAGTTGCTCACGGCTGACAAAAGGGAAGGCGTGCTGGGATTCGGCAAGGGGATCGACAAGGAGCAGGCCTATCTCTCTGCCACATTCGAAGCGGTTGAACGGCTGTGCTCGGAACCTCGAGGAACGACACCGCTCCTCAGAGCTCCATGGAATGAAGTCCGCAAGCAGGCCCTAGACATCAAAAAGAGAATAGGCACCATCCATTTCTACAGAAACAACGAGCCGTTCACAGAAGATACACCCGTTGACTGGCTGTGGGGGCAGTGCCTGTATTCGGACAAGCACGTACTTATACCGGCCTCCATGGTGTATGTGGGGGCGACCAAATTTGCTGGGAAATTCTACAACGCAAGCACCGGCGGCATGGCCGCAGGCACGTCGCTTGAGGATGCCCTACTTCAGGGACTCATGGAAACAATAGAGCACGACGCATGGATGATCTGGCAGGCCAACCAGATCGTATGCCCGGAGATTGAGAAGGAAACCATTGAGGATCCGGCAATCACCGACATCATTCACGGCATGGAAGACAAGGGATATCAGGTGCGCATCAGGTATCTGGCAACAGACATCGGCATCCCGGTATTCAGGGTCTGGCTCATCCAGCCTGATTCCATGGAAATATATGCTGCGCACGGTTTCGGCTGCCATCTCAACAAGCATCTGGCCCTGAAACGGGCAATCACCGAAGCGAAACTGTCCATGCCGCAGACATTGTATACCAAAATGGCGAACACAAAATATATGTCCAAAGGAAACAGGGATATACTGAACAGCAGACACTCCCTGTTCTATCTCTTCCACTTCACCCGGGTGGACATGTCGGAAAAAGGGGGCCGGATATCCATGGGACATGTGCCCAACATGACTACGGGCACGGTCTCCGGCGACCTGCGCAAGGCCCTCGAGATTCTTTCCGAAAAGGTACCGGGCATACAGGTGGCAGCAGTCAATCTAACCGACCCACACATCGGAATCCCGGTAGTGAGAGTGATACCGGCAGGCCTTCAGCAATTGTCCCACCCAATTCAGGCTGTGCAGGACAGGTTGTTCACTGTGCCCTGCACCATGGGATTTCGAGAAAAACCGCTGAAATACAAAGAGCTTTTCAACGGGCGATACCCGTTTTAA